A region of Hydrogenimonas cancrithermarum DNA encodes the following proteins:
- a CDS encoding DUF167 domain-containing protein: MWYDERDETVDLYIDARPASSRNEVAGIFDDTLKIKIKAPAVEGAANKELVKFLSKRFKIPKSSIHFVSGERSKRKRIRLPKTESVVRFIEEVEAEN; the protein is encoded by the coding sequence ATGTGGTATGATGAAAGAGACGAGACGGTCGATCTTTATATCGATGCCCGGCCTGCCAGCAGCCGAAACGAAGTGGCCGGAATTTTCGATGATACACTCAAAATAAAGATCAAGGCCCCTGCGGTCGAAGGAGCGGCGAACAAAGAGTTGGTGAAGTTCCTTTCCAAACGCTTCAAGATTCCGAAAAGCTCCATTCACTTCGTTTCGGGCGAGAGATCCAAACGCAAGCGGATCCGCCTTCCGAAAACGGAGAGTGTCGTGCGATTCATCGAAGAGGTCGAGGCCGAAAATTGA
- a CDS encoding RluA family pseudouridine synthase has product MEKEKAYKLLAVQMGLSNSKAKELIDRGVVYVGNKKVAIARGELPVDTKFRVLKLHSVDVIYENNEVLALNKPAFLTSDEAAKEFQGARLLHRLDRETSGVLLLAKTKEFEKKALEAFKARAVYKVYSCWVEGIVSEPMTIDKPLKTIKQNGHAYSKVDRKGKDAVTHIEPIMISGKRTKLRVIIETGRTHQIRVHLKSIGHPIIGDRQYGVTSAQTNRMLLHALELKLLGYDFKAKEPKGFDVLAGG; this is encoded by the coding sequence ATGGAAAAAGAAAAAGCGTATAAACTGCTGGCGGTTCAAATGGGGCTTTCGAATTCGAAAGCCAAAGAGCTGATCGATCGCGGGGTCGTCTATGTGGGCAACAAAAAGGTCGCGATCGCCAGAGGGGAACTCCCGGTCGATACGAAGTTTAGAGTGCTGAAGCTTCACAGTGTCGACGTGATTTACGAAAACAACGAGGTTCTGGCTCTCAACAAACCCGCCTTCCTCACAAGCGACGAAGCGGCCAAGGAGTTTCAGGGCGCCAGGCTTCTGCACCGGCTCGACCGCGAAACGAGCGGCGTGCTGCTGCTCGCAAAAACGAAGGAGTTCGAGAAGAAAGCGCTCGAAGCGTTCAAGGCACGTGCGGTGTACAAAGTCTACAGCTGTTGGGTCGAGGGCATCGTCAGCGAACCGATGACGATCGACAAACCGCTCAAGACGATCAAACAGAACGGTCATGCCTACAGCAAGGTGGACCGCAAAGGAAAAGATGCCGTGACCCATATCGAGCCGATCATGATCTCCGGAAAACGGACGAAACTGCGCGTCATTATCGAAACGGGGAGGACCCATCAGATCCGTGTGCATCTCAAAAGCATCGGCCATCCGATCATCGGAGACCGTCAGTACGGCGTGACTTCGGCCCAGACCAACCGGATGCTGCTGCATGCGCTCGAGCTCAAACTGCTCGGATACGATTTCAAAGCGAAAGAGCCCAAAGGGTTCGATGTTCTCGCGGGCGGATAG
- the ffh gene encoding signal recognition particle protein has protein sequence MFEHLSNSFQNAISKIRFKDDEKALKRALDELKKSLLKADVHHKVVKELLSVVERETKRKGIGKENFLGALKEELTDILTAPGKQGFVYSPTPPTVVMMAGLQGSGKTTTSGKLAYYLKLRKKKVLLAAADLQRLAAVEQLRQIANQIEVDVFADESIKDPVEVAKKALEKAKEGNYDVLIVDTAGRLAIDEALMDEIKRVKEVLHPDEIFYVADSLTGQDAVRSAAAFNKELGLTGVILSKYDGDSKGGVALGIAKQVGVPLRFIGSGEKMPDLEVFIPDRIVGRLMGAGDIESLAEKASAVIDEKEAKRVAKKIKKGQFNFNDFLEQLEQMKKLGSLKSLIGMIPGMGKMAGAIKDLDLENSGEIKKIKALISSMTPKERENPDLLNNSRKRRIAQGAGLSQMEVNKVLKQFKNAAKMAKKFSGKKGMQDLQNMMSQMQGGGGFPR, from the coding sequence GTGTTTGAACATTTAAGCAACAGTTTTCAGAACGCCATCAGCAAGATACGTTTCAAGGATGATGAAAAGGCCCTGAAGCGTGCACTCGATGAACTGAAAAAATCGCTGCTCAAAGCGGACGTACATCACAAAGTCGTCAAAGAGCTGCTAAGCGTCGTCGAGCGTGAAACGAAACGCAAAGGCATCGGGAAAGAGAACTTTCTGGGAGCGCTCAAAGAAGAACTGACCGATATCCTGACGGCACCGGGAAAGCAGGGGTTCGTCTACAGCCCGACACCTCCGACGGTGGTCATGATGGCCGGCCTGCAGGGGTCCGGCAAGACGACGACTTCGGGGAAACTGGCCTACTACCTCAAGCTTCGCAAGAAGAAGGTTCTTCTGGCGGCAGCCGACCTTCAGCGGCTGGCCGCGGTCGAGCAGCTTCGCCAGATCGCGAACCAGATCGAAGTCGACGTCTTTGCGGACGAATCGATCAAAGATCCGGTCGAGGTTGCCAAAAAGGCACTCGAGAAAGCGAAAGAGGGCAACTACGACGTCCTCATCGTCGACACCGCCGGCCGTCTGGCGATCGACGAAGCGCTGATGGACGAGATAAAGCGCGTCAAAGAGGTGCTTCATCCGGACGAGATCTTCTATGTCGCCGACTCGCTGACGGGCCAGGATGCCGTTCGAAGTGCCGCGGCGTTCAACAAAGAGCTCGGCCTCACCGGTGTCATTTTGAGCAAATACGATGGCGACAGCAAGGGTGGTGTCGCGCTCGGTATCGCCAAGCAGGTAGGCGTTCCGCTGCGCTTTATCGGTTCGGGCGAGAAGATGCCGGATCTGGAGGTCTTCATCCCGGACCGTATCGTCGGCCGGCTGATGGGAGCGGGCGACATCGAGTCTCTCGCCGAGAAGGCATCGGCCGTCATCGACGAAAAAGAGGCGAAGCGGGTCGCGAAAAAGATCAAAAAAGGGCAGTTCAACTTCAACGACTTTCTCGAGCAGCTCGAGCAGATGAAGAAACTCGGAAGCCTGAAATCTCTGATCGGAATGATTCCGGGCATGGGGAAAATGGCGGGTGCCATCAAAGATCTGGATTTGGAAAACTCCGGTGAGATCAAAAAGATCAAAGCGCTTATCAGCTCGATGACGCCAAAAGAGCGGGAAAATCCGGATCTGCTCAACAACAGCCGCAAACGCCGTATCGCACAGGGTGCGGGTTTGAGCCAGATGGAGGTCAACAAAGTCCTCAAACAGTTCAAGAACGCCGCGAAGATGGCGAAGAAGTTTTCCGGCAAAAAAGGGATGCAGGATCTGCAGAACATGATGAGCCAGATGCAGGGCGGCGGCGGGTTCCCCCGCTGA
- the rpsP gene encoding 30S ribosomal protein S16, with protein sequence MTTIRLTRMGRKKRPFYRIVVTDSRKRRDSGWIESIGYYNPMTEPATVKIDEERYNYWISVGAQPSERVKKLAGK encoded by the coding sequence ATGACTACAATCAGACTGACACGCATGGGACGCAAGAAACGCCCATTTTACCGAATCGTTGTAACGGATAGCCGAAAACGACGAGACAGCGGCTGGATCGAGTCGATCGGATACTACAACCCCATGACGGAGCCCGCGACGGTCAAGATCGACGAAGAGCGCTACAACTACTGGATCAGCGTCGGTGCTCAGCCGAGCGAGCGCGTCAAAAAACTCGCCGGAAAGTAA
- a CDS encoding KH domain-containing protein, whose translation MIETFVRDFAKLVVSHPEDVVVERRNLGENFDEIVIYTHKEDAGKLIGKEGRMINALKTVISGCKAKDGVNYRVNVRTTEEREG comes from the coding sequence ATGATCGAAACCTTTGTGCGTGATTTCGCGAAACTTGTCGTATCGCACCCGGAAGATGTCGTCGTCGAGCGTCGTAACCTTGGTGAAAACTTCGACGAGATCGTCATCTACACGCACAAAGAGGATGCCGGAAAGCTGATCGGCAAAGAGGGGCGTATGATCAATGCGCTCAAAACGGTGATCAGCGGCTGTAAAGCCAAGGACGGCGTCAACTACCGGGTCAATGTGCGAACGACCGAGGAGCGGGAGGGGTGA
- the rimM gene encoding ribosome maturation factor RimM (Essential for efficient processing of 16S rRNA): MNASEKLPVARIGKAVGLRGDLRLNLLTDFPEQFKKGATFMSDRGDLTISAFNADRGIVRFEGIDNVDDARRLTNAYLYTTKEAGEAACRLDEGEYFWYQIIGLDVEDAGELLGKVEEIERLAGTDYLVVGTAPSLVEQGAAKSFLIPYIGRYVDRVDLEKGKVVTSGAKAILDAS, encoded by the coding sequence GTGAACGCTTCGGAGAAGCTTCCGGTTGCACGTATCGGCAAGGCGGTCGGGCTTCGCGGCGATCTGCGGCTCAATCTGCTCACCGATTTCCCCGAACAGTTCAAGAAAGGTGCCACCTTCATGAGCGACAGGGGAGATTTGACGATCAGCGCCTTCAATGCGGATCGTGGAATCGTACGATTTGAAGGCATCGACAATGTCGACGACGCCAGACGGCTCACCAATGCCTACCTCTACACGACGAAAGAGGCGGGAGAAGCGGCCTGCAGGCTGGATGAAGGAGAGTACTTCTGGTATCAGATCATCGGACTCGATGTGGAAGATGCGGGAGAGCTTCTCGGAAAAGTGGAAGAGATAGAGCGTCTGGCCGGGACCGATTATCTCGTTGTCGGGACAGCTCCCTCTCTGGTCGAGCAGGGGGCTGCCAAAAGTTTCCTGATTCCCTATATCGGCCGGTATGTCGACCGAGTCGATCTCGAAAAGGGAAAGGTCGTGACGTCAGGGGCCAAAGCGATACTGGACGCGAGTTGA
- the trmD gene encoding tRNA (guanosine(37)-N1)-methyltransferase TrmD — protein MRFTFVTLFRSLMEGYFEDSILKRAIAKGLLEVDYLNPRDFTEDRHRKVDDTMAGGGAGMVMMAQPLCDALSSLKAESPEVHVVFVSPVGKPFRQSDAKRLARQKRHVAFVSGRYEGIDERVIELFADELFSIGDYVLTGGELPSLVMADAISRIVPGVLGNADSLEAESFESLLLEAPSFTRPKSFHNLSIPSELLKGNHSKINALKKMLALSKTKYFRPERYLKFTQRDSDEKSIY, from the coding sequence ATGCGTTTTACGTTCGTGACGCTTTTCCGTTCGCTTATGGAGGGGTACTTCGAAGACTCCATCCTGAAGCGTGCGATCGCGAAAGGGCTGCTGGAGGTCGACTACCTCAATCCGCGCGACTTTACCGAAGACAGGCATCGCAAAGTCGACGACACGATGGCCGGTGGCGGCGCGGGAATGGTGATGATGGCGCAGCCGCTTTGCGATGCACTCTCGTCTCTCAAAGCCGAGTCGCCGGAGGTGCATGTCGTCTTTGTGTCGCCGGTAGGGAAACCTTTCCGCCAAAGCGACGCGAAGCGGCTTGCCAGGCAGAAACGGCATGTCGCATTCGTCAGCGGCCGCTATGAGGGGATCGACGAGCGGGTCATCGAACTTTTTGCCGACGAACTCTTTTCGATCGGCGATTATGTTCTGACAGGCGGCGAGCTTCCTTCGCTCGTGATGGCCGATGCGATCAGCCGGATCGTACCGGGGGTGCTCGGCAATGCCGATTCGCTCGAGGCGGAGAGTTTCGAATCGCTTCTGCTCGAGGCACCGTCGTTCACACGACCTAAAAGTTTCCATAATTTAAGCATTCCTTCAGAATTATTAAAGGGAAATCATAGTAAAATTAACGCCCTGAAAAAAATGCTGGCGTTATCCAAAACAAAATATTTTCGCCCGGAACGATATTTGAAATTTACCCAAAGGGACAGTGATGAAAAATCGATATATTGA
- the rplS gene encoding 50S ribosomal protein L19: protein MKNRYIESFEQAQMASKNIPAFRAGDTVRVAVNIKEGEKTRVQNFEGVCISIRGEGTGKTFIVRKIGANNVGVERIFPLYSDSIESIEVLRRGRVRRAKLYYLRNLRGKAARIKELRRK, encoded by the coding sequence ATGAAAAATCGATATATTGAGTCTTTCGAACAAGCTCAGATGGCAAGCAAGAACATCCCGGCCTTCCGTGCCGGCGATACGGTCCGCGTCGCGGTCAACATTAAAGAGGGTGAAAAGACCCGTGTCCAGAACTTCGAAGGTGTTTGTATCTCCATTCGTGGGGAAGGAACGGGCAAAACCTTTATCGTCCGAAAAATCGGTGCGAACAATGTAGGTGTCGAGCGTATCTTCCCGCTCTACTCTGACAGCATCGAAAGCATCGAAGTACTTCGCCGCGGCCGTGTACGCCGTGCGAAACTCTACTATCTTCGCAACCTCCGCGGAAAAGCGGCTCGTATCAAAGAGCTTCGCCGCAAATAA
- a CDS encoding peptidylprolyl isomerase has product MKRLLAIFLFINTLVFAQQSGTDAETQKHPLVKLQTNMGDIVLEIRSDWAPLASENFLQHVKEGYYDGVPFHRIIRGFMIQGGDPTGTGRGGDSIWHKPFRDEFAPNVVFDRPGILAMANAGPNTNRSQFFITVGRAPWLNGHYTIFGVVKEGMETVYNISKVSTDRRDRPRKPVKIIKATPIR; this is encoded by the coding sequence ATGAAACGACTACTCGCAATATTCCTGTTTATAAATACACTCGTTTTTGCCCAGCAATCCGGCACCGATGCCGAAACGCAGAAGCACCCTTTGGTCAAACTACAGACGAATATGGGTGATATCGTGCTCGAAATCCGTTCCGACTGGGCGCCGCTCGCCAGCGAAAACTTTCTGCAGCATGTGAAGGAGGGGTATTACGACGGGGTACCGTTTCACAGGATCATCCGAGGGTTCATGATCCAAGGCGGCGACCCGACGGGCACCGGCCGCGGGGGTGATTCGATCTGGCACAAGCCCTTCAGAGACGAATTCGCTCCCAATGTCGTCTTCGACCGTCCCGGGATCCTTGCGATGGCGAACGCCGGACCCAATACGAACCGAAGCCAGTTTTTCATCACGGTCGGACGTGCCCCGTGGCTCAATGGCCACTATACGATCTTCGGAGTCGTCAAGGAGGGAATGGAGACGGTTTACAACATCTCGAAAGTTTCGACGGACCGCAGAGACAGGCCGAGAAAGCCTGTCAAGATCATCAAGGCTACACCCATCCGTTAG
- a CDS encoding FIST signal transduction protein has product MITRFYRFEKEWNEPFDTSLDSETTFLLMFGEMGRDERLNRAIEEVCLAFPKALKGGCSGAGEIFGEQLFENTLVVAVVRLEKSRVRKVDIPIASAEESKAVGRKVVESLLDDSLKSIFVLSEGLTINGSELSVGINEVLPKGVNVTGGLAGDDDRFEKTYLLGQDCRVASEVVTAFGFYGECFRSATGYRGGWDRFGVERMITSSKKNILYTLNEEPALDVYRRYLGKYAQGLPASGLLFPLAVRASKESDETKVRTILAIDEKERSITFAGDIPEGGYATFMKANFDRLIDGAYEAASMMTEGVHIDGSALSIAISCVGRKLVLKERTEEELEAICDVLPEGTGQIGFYSYGEISLMSTGTCDLFNQTMTLTLMWEE; this is encoded by the coding sequence ATGATTACCAGATTTTACCGTTTCGAGAAAGAGTGGAACGAGCCGTTCGACACTTCACTCGATTCGGAAACGACATTCTTGCTCATGTTCGGCGAGATGGGACGCGATGAACGTCTGAACAGGGCGATTGAAGAGGTTTGCCTTGCCTTTCCCAAAGCGCTCAAAGGCGGTTGCAGCGGAGCGGGAGAGATTTTCGGTGAGCAGCTTTTCGAAAATACGCTGGTCGTTGCGGTGGTACGGCTCGAAAAGAGCCGGGTAAGAAAAGTGGATATACCGATCGCATCGGCCGAAGAGTCGAAAGCGGTGGGTAGAAAAGTTGTGGAGTCGCTGCTCGACGATTCCCTCAAAAGCATCTTTGTTCTGAGCGAAGGTTTGACGATCAACGGTTCGGAATTGAGTGTTGGCATCAACGAAGTTCTTCCAAAGGGTGTCAACGTGACGGGTGGGCTTGCCGGTGACGACGACCGTTTCGAAAAGACCTATCTGCTTGGCCAGGATTGCAGGGTGGCTTCGGAAGTGGTCACTGCGTTCGGTTTTTATGGAGAGTGTTTCAGGAGTGCTACGGGATACAGAGGCGGATGGGACAGGTTCGGAGTCGAACGGATGATCACGTCGTCCAAAAAAAATATCCTCTATACCCTCAACGAAGAGCCCGCACTGGATGTCTACAGACGCTATCTTGGAAAGTACGCGCAAGGGCTTCCGGCCAGCGGGCTTCTGTTTCCTCTGGCGGTCCGCGCTTCGAAAGAGAGCGATGAAACGAAAGTCCGCACCATTCTCGCCATAGACGAAAAGGAGCGGTCGATCACCTTTGCGGGAGATATTCCGGAAGGGGGGTATGCCACCTTCATGAAAGCCAATTTCGACCGTCTGATCGATGGTGCCTACGAAGCGGCGAGCATGATGACCGAAGGGGTCCACATTGATGGCAGCGCACTCAGTATCGCCATCAGCTGTGTCGGCAGGAAACTGGTTTTGAAAGAGCGCACGGAAGAGGAGTTGGAGGCGATATGCGATGTCCTGCCAGAGGGCACCGGACAGATCGGATTTTACTCCTACGGTGAAATTTCGCTGATGAGCACCGGCACGTGCGACCTGTTCAATCAGACCATGACACTTACACTCATGTGGGAAGAGTAG
- a CDS encoding sensor domain-containing protein, with amino-acid sequence MHRLLQRLLKKCGVDENTAPGYDAWRTFLEKVDAIFVYNDEERYLLERSLEISSEEMQQFLEASRENYQQRISALINVIPDLIFYVDEDGKYLDVFSQGKDDLLYLPREQIIGRRIDEIFPSAYARDFYETTREAIESNTLQILNYSMKTKGERRFFEARVMPTNIKENGKRTTIAIVRDMTAEKKSIEYLNVIKKIFEDATEGIFIASLDGSYFEVNEAFCTMLGIPCEKLERIDLQGLARFFTAQTFETISKSLETEGCFHGEVVVLREDASNLLAWLTVDTVYNEQHVANYHVAMLTDISELQKSREKLRYTATHDALTKLPNRMLLFEKLDEALSRARRTGRSGALFFIDLDNFKEINDTMGHSAGDMVLIECANRIRSLLRDSDIFGRLGGDEFLLIVENFKCVDGSIRVAEKVIGALNRPFRVGDVEYDLGSSIGIVIFPDDSDEREELVQYADMAMYRAKEQGKNRFHFYSRALDNDVKRHYRIERALKEALADERFFLLFQPQIALRDGDVTGVEALLRIDERVMGRMSPAEFIPVAEESDLILKIGKWVFEACCRQIAAWRKREGIHDLTVAVNLSRRQLMDEGWAHFVAETLQTYEIDPGRIEFEITETTFVHIRKRGYETIKRLQALGCRFSIDDFGTGYSSLANLKQFTVDKLKIDKSFIDEIVENDSDRAIVRASVALAHALGLSVIAEGVESEKQKRILAQMGCDEIQGYLFSRPVKPEEIPPLLSR; translated from the coding sequence ATGCATCGTCTGCTGCAGCGGCTTCTGAAAAAGTGTGGAGTCGACGAGAATACCGCACCCGGATACGACGCCTGGCGCACGTTTCTCGAAAAGGTCGACGCCATCTTCGTCTACAACGACGAGGAGCGGTATCTGCTCGAACGCTCCCTCGAAATCTCTTCGGAGGAGATGCAGCAGTTTCTGGAGGCATCCAGGGAGAATTATCAGCAAAGAATCAGCGCCTTGATCAACGTCATTCCGGATTTGATCTTCTATGTGGACGAGGACGGGAAATATCTGGATGTTTTTTCGCAGGGAAAAGACGACCTTCTCTATTTGCCGAGAGAGCAGATTATCGGAAGGCGGATAGACGAGATATTCCCTTCGGCGTATGCCAGAGATTTCTATGAAACGACCCGGGAAGCGATCGAGAGCAACACGCTGCAAATTCTCAACTATTCGATGAAGACCAAAGGGGAAAGGCGCTTTTTCGAAGCACGTGTCATGCCGACCAACATCAAGGAGAATGGCAAACGGACGACGATCGCGATCGTCAGAGATATGACGGCGGAGAAGAAGTCGATAGAGTATCTCAATGTGATCAAAAAGATTTTCGAAGATGCGACGGAGGGGATATTCATCGCCTCTTTGGATGGAAGCTACTTCGAAGTGAACGAGGCATTCTGTACGATGCTCGGCATACCGTGTGAAAAGCTGGAGAGGATCGACCTGCAGGGGCTCGCCCGTTTTTTTACCGCGCAGACGTTCGAAACGATTTCAAAGTCGCTCGAAACGGAGGGGTGTTTTCACGGGGAAGTGGTGGTTTTGCGGGAGGATGCCTCCAACCTGTTGGCATGGCTGACCGTCGATACGGTCTATAACGAACAGCATGTGGCGAACTATCATGTCGCGATGTTGACCGACATCTCCGAACTTCAAAAATCGAGAGAAAAATTGCGCTATACCGCCACACACGATGCACTGACGAAACTTCCGAACCGGATGCTTCTGTTTGAAAAACTCGATGAGGCGCTCTCGCGTGCCAGACGAACCGGACGCTCGGGGGCACTCTTTTTCATCGATTTGGACAACTTCAAAGAGATCAACGATACGATGGGCCACAGTGCCGGCGATATGGTCTTGATCGAATGTGCGAACCGAATTCGCTCTCTCCTGAGAGATTCGGACATCTTCGGAAGGCTTGGCGGTGACGAATTTCTGCTGATCGTCGAAAATTTCAAATGTGTCGACGGTTCGATTCGTGTGGCGGAGAAGGTGATCGGAGCGCTGAACCGCCCTTTTAGAGTGGGCGACGTGGAGTACGACCTGGGGTCGAGTATCGGAATCGTCATTTTCCCGGATGACAGCGATGAGAGGGAAGAGCTTGTGCAGTATGCCGACATGGCGATGTATCGGGCGAAAGAACAGGGAAAGAACCGTTTTCATTTCTACTCCAGGGCCCTGGACAACGATGTAAAGCGCCACTATAGGATTGAAAGAGCGTTGAAGGAGGCTCTGGCGGATGAACGTTTTTTTCTGCTCTTCCAGCCACAGATCGCGCTGCGGGATGGAGATGTCACCGGTGTCGAAGCGCTGCTTCGCATCGACGAACGGGTCATGGGGCGTATGTCGCCGGCCGAGTTCATTCCGGTTGCGGAAGAGAGCGACCTTATCTTGAAAATAGGAAAGTGGGTCTTTGAAGCGTGCTGCAGGCAGATCGCAGCGTGGCGAAAAAGGGAGGGGATCCATGATCTGACGGTTGCCGTCAATCTTTCGAGACGGCAGTTGATGGATGAAGGATGGGCCCATTTCGTGGCTGAAACGCTGCAAACCTACGAGATAGATCCCGGTAGAATCGAATTCGAAATCACCGAAACCACTTTTGTGCACATCAGGAAGAGAGGATATGAAACGATCAAGAGATTGCAGGCTCTCGGATGTAGATTTTCGATCGACGATTTCGGTACCGGCTACTCTTCGCTGGCGAACCTGAAACAGTTTACCGTCGACAAACTCAAAATCGACAAATCTTTTATCGACGAGATCGTCGAGAACGATTCCGACCGAGCGATCGTGAGAGCGTCCGTCGCACTGGCGCATGCCCTCGGACTCTCCGTAATCGCCGAAGGTGTGGAGAGTGAGAAACAGAAAAGAATTCTGGCACAGATGGGCTGCGACGAGATACAGGGGTACCTTTTCAGCCGGCCGGTGAAGCCGGAGGAGATTCCTCCCCTTCTATCCAGGTAG
- the smpB gene encoding SsrA-binding protein SmpB: MPIKIVAKNKKAFHDYEIIEKLEAGIELLGSEVKSIRMGRVNLKDSYVRIVKGEAWVFGMHISFLESTNPHYKPDEKRPRKLLLHRKQIDKWLGKMKQEGLAIVPLMLYFNERNKAKLQIALAKGKKLHDKRETLKKKTAEREAQAAMKQKY, translated from the coding sequence ATGCCGATAAAAATCGTCGCCAAGAACAAAAAAGCCTTTCACGATTATGAAATCATCGAAAAGCTCGAAGCGGGTATCGAACTGCTCGGCAGCGAGGTCAAATCGATCCGGATGGGGCGTGTCAATCTCAAAGACAGCTATGTTCGCATCGTCAAAGGAGAAGCGTGGGTCTTCGGTATGCACATTTCGTTTCTCGAAAGTACCAACCCCCACTACAAGCCTGACGAAAAACGTCCGAGAAAACTGCTCTTGCACCGCAAACAGATCGACAAATGGCTGGGAAAGATGAAACAGGAGGGGTTGGCGATCGTACCGCTAATGCTCTACTTCAACGAACGTAACAAAGCGAAACTACAGATCGCTCTGGCGAAAGGGAAAAAGCTGCACGACAAGAGAGAAACACTTAAAAAGAAGACCGCCGAGCGCGAAGCGCAAGCGGCGATGAAACAGAAATATTGA
- a CDS encoding 4-(cytidine 5'-diphospho)-2-C-methyl-D-erythritol kinase: MTIQAPAKVNIFLKITGLRGNYHELRSRFVRVDSLYDTLSFTEKERPDKNFELESSVPLPKENTVAKAYRLLKETAPSIEKFFERHRVTLEKRIPQGAGLGGGSSDAAAFLNLCNELCGLKLSKTQLAAIGEKIGADVPFFVYGYPSANVEGIGEIIVPFEEELPKLKLFTPPIHCDTGLVYRTFRENFAKDIDKDAAKEWMSIESGELLKSLDPVEANDLYKAALLLYPSLKSYQAPHRFFSGSGSTFFSS, encoded by the coding sequence ATGACGATCCAAGCCCCCGCCAAAGTCAACATCTTTCTCAAAATTACGGGCCTGCGCGGCAACTATCACGAGCTGCGTTCCCGGTTCGTCCGGGTCGATTCGCTGTACGACACCCTTTCGTTCACAGAAAAAGAGCGTCCGGACAAAAATTTCGAACTCGAATCTTCGGTCCCGCTTCCCAAAGAGAACACCGTGGCCAAAGCCTACAGACTGCTCAAAGAGACTGCACCCTCCATCGAAAAGTTTTTCGAACGGCACCGTGTCACCCTCGAAAAACGAATTCCCCAGGGTGCGGGCCTTGGCGGCGGCAGTTCGGATGCGGCGGCTTTTTTGAATCTTTGCAACGAACTATGCGGTTTGAAACTCTCCAAAACGCAGCTCGCCGCCATCGGAGAGAAGATCGGTGCAGACGTACCGTTTTTCGTCTATGGCTACCCAAGCGCCAATGTGGAGGGGATCGGCGAGATCATCGTACCCTTTGAAGAGGAGCTGCCGAAACTGAAGCTCTTCACGCCACCGATTCACTGTGATACGGGCCTGGTTTACAGAACCTTCAGAGAGAATTTTGCAAAAGATATCGACAAAGACGCGGCCAAAGAGTGGATGTCGATCGAAAGCGGTGAATTGCTGAAAAGCCTCGATCCAGTCGAAGCGAACGACCTCTACAAAGCGGCGCTTTTACTCTATCCGTCATTGAAGTCTTATCAGGCGCCGCACCGCTTCTTCAGCGGCAGCGGAAGTACCTTCTTCTCTTCATAA
- the csrA gene encoding carbon storage regulator CsrA has translation MLVLTRKKDEAIRIGDNIVIKIIATDKNSVRIGIEAPDNVTILREELVRAVSEENLKATQKAPVELLAKLREKLSKS, from the coding sequence ATGCTCGTACTGACCCGAAAAAAAGATGAAGCGATCCGCATCGGCGACAATATCGTCATCAAGATCATCGCCACCGACAAAAACAGCGTCCGCATCGGCATCGAAGCCCCCGACAACGTCACGATTTTACGTGAAGAGCTGGTACGGGCAGTCAGTGAGGAGAACCTCAAAGCGACCCAAAAGGCCCCCGTCGAACTGCTTGCGAAACTCAGGGAGAAACTCTCCAAATCATGA